The following coding sequences lie in one Pelobacter seleniigenes DSM 18267 genomic window:
- a CDS encoding IS3 family transposase, which yields MVRSHCTTRPFAESFLSSLKTEWVFFSHYRTRENARRDITDYIEMFYNSGGLNSHLGYLSPENLKR from the coding sequence GTGGTGAGATCCCACTGCACTACTCGCCCCTTTGCAGAGAGCTTTTTGAGCAGTTTAAAAACGGAATGGGTCTTCTTTTCTCATTACAGAACTAGAGAGAATGCTCGTAGGGATATCACTGACTACATTGAGATGTTCTACAACAGCGGGGGACTCAACTCCCATCTTGGATATCTCAGCCCAGAGAATTTGAAAAGATAA
- a CDS encoding WecB/TagA/CpsF family glycosyltransferase has product MTLIDEKTVSIGNVPMHSLTMKETLLLIEQAMSKEGCFLQHVVINVAKLVNMQTQKDLKDSVLACDIINIDGMGIVWGGRFLGLKIPERVAGIDLFSELLSFAQRQGERVFFLGASNVVLNLAVDNLQKTYPDLNIAGWHHGYFGDNELSVVEKIRTSGATMLFVAMSSPQKEKFINKWRDVLGVKFAMGVGGTLDIVAGKTKRAPLWMQRYGLEWLYRVIQEPRRMWKRYLFTNCKFLFLLINEKLKNISAEQ; this is encoded by the coding sequence ATGACTTTAATTGATGAAAAAACGGTAAGTATCGGCAATGTGCCAATGCATTCATTGACAATGAAGGAAACCCTACTTCTCATTGAACAGGCTATGTCTAAAGAAGGATGTTTTCTTCAGCATGTTGTTATAAATGTGGCTAAATTGGTCAACATGCAAACCCAGAAAGATCTTAAGGACTCAGTCCTCGCATGCGACATCATTAACATTGATGGAATGGGGATTGTGTGGGGCGGTCGTTTTTTAGGATTGAAGATTCCAGAAAGAGTCGCTGGTATTGATCTGTTTTCCGAGTTGCTGTCCTTTGCCCAGCGTCAGGGGGAAAGGGTATTTTTCCTGGGGGCTAGCAATGTGGTTCTCAATTTGGCTGTTGACAATCTTCAGAAGACTTACCCTGATTTGAACATCGCTGGTTGGCATCACGGGTATTTTGGGGATAATGAGCTATCCGTTGTTGAGAAAATTAGAACTTCGGGTGCAACGATGTTGTTCGTAGCTATGAGTTCACCTCAAAAGGAAAAATTTATAAATAAATGGCGTGATGTCTTAGGTGTTAAATTTGCCATGGGAGTAGGTGGAACTCTTGATATTGTTGCAGGTAAAACTAAAAGGGCGCCATTATGGATGCAGAGATACGGTCTTGAGTGGTTGTATCGAGTTATTCAAGAGCCACGAAGAATGTGGAAACGATATCTCTTTACAAATTGTAAATTTTTATTCCTACTGATTAATGAGAAATTAAAAAATATTTCTGCAGAGCAGTAA
- a CDS encoding SCO family protein translates to MTGSFRKAMMAAMLLLLTLPLPQAQAAAPRYERSVHNFTIPDIVLVNQDRKRVRLKSIIDTEKMVIVDFIYGTCTTICPVLSAGYANLQRKLGKDSEKVHLISITIDPENDTPEVMKEYLERYRSKPGWDFLTGSRQDINRVMNAFDSYFRDKMDHKPLTFIHSPEDGTWIRLYGLLSGKDFIKECEKVGVL, encoded by the coding sequence ATGACAGGCTCTTTCAGGAAGGCCATGATGGCGGCAATGCTTCTGCTGCTGACACTTCCGCTTCCACAAGCCCAGGCAGCCGCGCCGCGCTATGAACGGTCGGTGCATAATTTCACCATCCCCGACATCGTTCTGGTGAATCAGGACCGGAAACGAGTTCGTCTAAAATCAATCATTGACACCGAAAAAATGGTGATTGTCGATTTTATCTACGGGACCTGCACGACCATCTGTCCGGTATTGTCGGCAGGCTACGCCAATCTGCAACGCAAACTTGGCAAGGACAGTGAAAAAGTCCACCTGATCTCCATCACAATCGATCCCGAAAACGATACGCCTGAAGTCATGAAAGAGTACCTCGAGCGCTACCGGAGCAAGCCGGGTTGGGATTTCCTGACCGGCAGCCGGCAGGATATTAACCGGGTCATGAATGCTTTCGATTCCTATTTTCGCGACAAAATGGATCATAAGCCGCTGACCTTTATCCATTCACCCGAGGACGGGACCTGGATCAGGCTCTACGGCCTGCTCAGCGGCAAAGACTTTATTAAAGAATGTGAAAAAGTGGGGGTTTTATAA
- a CDS encoding acyltransferase: MKGRKLSFKRRFFFLIYHLVGKHLPPTHMPYAVGVKQFRGFLVRNSINSAGKNLKIESNANISPFIEVGDNSMLGENCRIYGGVVIGKDVLMGPDVHILTKNHVADRIDIPINLQDETYAPVTVLDDVWIGTNVIILPGVIVGAHSILAAGAVVTQNVPEYAIVGGIPAKIIKYRR; the protein is encoded by the coding sequence ATGAAAGGAAGAAAGCTGAGTTTTAAAAGAAGGTTTTTTTTTCTAATTTATCACTTAGTCGGGAAGCATTTACCACCTACTCACATGCCTTATGCTGTCGGTGTAAAACAGTTCAGAGGTTTTCTTGTCAGAAATTCTATTAATTCAGCAGGGAAAAATTTAAAGATTGAAAGCAATGCAAACATTTCGCCTTTTATTGAGGTTGGTGACAACTCAATGCTAGGAGAAAACTGTCGAATCTATGGAGGTGTTGTAATTGGCAAGGATGTCCTGATGGGACCCGATGTTCATATTTTAACAAAAAATCATGTTGCCGATAGAATTGATATTCCGATAAATCTACAGGATGAAACGTACGCGCCGGTTACCGTTTTGGATGATGTCTGGATAGGTACCAACGTTATTATCCTGCCGGGAGTTATCGTTGGAGCACATTCTATTCTTGCTGCAGGGGCTGTCGTTACTCAAAATGTTCCTGAATACGCTATTGTCGGTGGCATTCCTGCAAAAATCATTAAATATAGAAGATAA
- a CDS encoding glycoside hydrolase family 55 protein, protein MLVLFMLGPSLSFSTKLEEIFFLEDLTNLHRVEIKDFNSLLKEITKKKENFIVVKNEIIIQKNTIIPENITIIFGKNGSFYTEKNKNLCINGSINAPLINIFKGEGSIELGNKIMTVFPEWWGLFGNADKSIRSEILTKKMLQDIKSTGNKHLHFSSGTYLIRDLIIDFSNLIVSGNGKATIIKNNSKKYSSTHLGAFIAIMGPTSGFTGNDKWLHTTQIKNIQIKNLAIEYNGPDPHMNGVAISNAKNVIIDNVSVNLNGGKRAFYVGSWHQGAKTQDIIIENSRSINSRTGVFITVGGVNQKTNSDRILSNILVQGCSFIIPNLNKIGNRNLDQTNGIYVHGNSIAPNCITKNITIKKNKIIGGDDGIITSGPDKDGAIIQASLKIISNHFKNFTNHGIQSLLKEVSIEGNFFDSIDIVKAVISSAGIQFYGKGSYGVSHSVIKNNVFIRIKSRDHSQTKAIQIVPIKGSLHIIEGNIFKYDGEHRPDYDLFVYSKRKIDGLIILRKNHFTKNKRIYNNDKNFIIKDIENIQ, encoded by the coding sequence ATGCTAGTTCTCTTCATGCTCGGTCCCTCTTTAAGCTTTTCAACGAAATTAGAAGAAATATTTTTCCTAGAAGATTTAACCAATCTCCATAGGGTAGAAATAAAAGATTTCAATTCTCTTTTGAAAGAAATTACAAAAAAAAAAGAAAATTTTATAGTAGTTAAAAATGAAATTATCATACAAAAAAATACAATAATACCTGAAAACATAACCATAATTTTTGGTAAAAATGGAAGTTTTTATACAGAAAAAAACAAAAATTTATGTATAAATGGCTCAATAAATGCCCCACTCATAAACATATTTAAAGGAGAAGGATCTATTGAATTAGGGAATAAAATCATGACTGTATTTCCTGAATGGTGGGGACTCTTCGGAAATGCAGACAAGAGTATAAGAAGTGAGATATTGACAAAAAAGATGCTACAAGATATTAAATCTACTGGAAACAAACATCTCCACTTCTCTTCCGGAACCTACCTGATAAGAGACCTAATAATTGACTTTAGCAATCTAATAGTGTCTGGCAATGGAAAGGCAACAATTATAAAAAACAACTCCAAGAAGTATTCCTCAACACACCTTGGTGCATTTATAGCAATAATGGGTCCAACCTCTGGATTCACGGGCAACGATAAGTGGCTGCACACTACACAAATTAAAAATATCCAAATCAAAAACTTAGCTATTGAATATAATGGCCCCGATCCACACATGAATGGAGTGGCTATTTCCAATGCTAAAAACGTAATCATCGACAACGTTAGCGTTAACTTAAACGGAGGGAAAAGGGCTTTTTATGTGGGGAGTTGGCATCAAGGAGCAAAAACTCAGGATATTATCATAGAAAATAGTCGATCCATAAATAGCAGAACTGGAGTATTCATAACAGTTGGCGGAGTAAATCAAAAAACAAATAGTGATAGAATTCTATCTAATATTCTAGTTCAAGGTTGTAGTTTTATCATTCCAAATCTTAATAAAATTGGCAATAGAAACTTAGACCAGACCAATGGAATATATGTTCATGGAAACTCAATAGCCCCTAACTGTATAACCAAAAATATCACTATTAAAAAAAATAAAATCATTGGAGGAGACGATGGGATTATAACCTCTGGGCCAGACAAAGATGGAGCTATAATACAGGCTTCACTCAAAATAATAAGTAATCATTTTAAAAATTTTACGAATCATGGAATTCAATCGTTGTTAAAAGAAGTATCGATTGAAGGTAATTTTTTTGATTCCATTGATATCGTCAAAGCAGTTATTTCATCTGCCGGCATACAATTTTACGGAAAAGGCAGTTATGGAGTCTCACATTCAGTCATAAAAAACAATGTATTTATTAGAATTAAATCGCGAGACCACAGTCAGACTAAAGCAATACAGATAGTTCCAATTAAAGGATCTTTACATATAATTGAAGGAAATATCTTTAAATATGATGGTGAGCATAGACCAGATTATGACTTGTTTGTCTACTCCAAGAGAAAGATCGACGGTCTTATTATTCTTAGAAAAAATCATTTTACTAAGAATAAAAGGATTTACAATAATGATAAAAATTTTATTATAAAAGATATTGAAAATATACAATAA
- a CDS encoding response regulator: MIKIIIAEDHALVREGLRNLLNLQSDIKVVDEAVNGLDALKKCRAQKPDILLLDVGMPKMPGTEAAKLIRDNVPETKIIILSMHEKEAYIKQAFDAGVRGYVLKTSPSANLLTAIRQVSEGEYYLCPKIRSDVVDFFVTGKRKEEQPNGGYTSLSDREQQVFLLLVQGNSTVEISNILCVSPKTVEKHRVNIGKKLGTTQPIKMLQYAIKEGIIDPEMW, encoded by the coding sequence TTGATCAAAATTATTATTGCCGAAGATCATGCTCTGGTCAGAGAAGGCCTACGCAATCTGCTTAATCTGCAGAGTGATATCAAAGTCGTGGATGAGGCGGTAAACGGCCTAGACGCTTTAAAAAAATGTCGCGCCCAAAAGCCGGATATTTTGCTACTCGATGTCGGCATGCCCAAAATGCCCGGGACGGAAGCGGCCAAACTGATCAGGGACAATGTTCCCGAGACCAAAATCATTATCCTTTCCATGCACGAAAAAGAAGCTTACATCAAACAGGCTTTTGACGCCGGGGTGCGTGGTTATGTGCTTAAAACTTCACCATCCGCCAACCTCTTAACAGCCATTCGCCAGGTATCAGAGGGGGAATATTACCTGTGCCCCAAAATCCGCAGTGATGTGGTTGATTTTTTTGTGACCGGCAAACGCAAGGAAGAGCAACCGAACGGTGGTTACACGTCGCTGTCGGATCGGGAGCAGCAGGTATTTCTGCTTCTGGTCCAGGGCAATTCAACTGTGGAAATCAGTAATATTCTTTGCGTCAGCCCCAAGACTGTTGAAAAGCATCGCGTCAATATCGGTAAAAAACTGGGCACAACCCAACCGATCAAAATGTTGCAATATGCCATCAAGGAAGGCATAATCGATCCTGAAATGTGGTGA
- a CDS encoding ABC transporter substrate-binding protein, with amino-acid sequence MFFSKSRIALVFFFAAALCLSGLLVSSVLAGTDLPPEKIQEIGQKMYRDGVLPSGDPIKAFVSDDVPVDGTAFTCVSCHLHSGMGSIEGEVITPPTNGRILYEPREPFIKGYEHVPSFSNYAKYLPVRPAYTDQTLAELIQGGVDPTGRSVLHVMPRYDIYGEDMDILIAYLKTLSDQPSPGVSKEQIKFATVIVEGTDPKAVKSMLDPIQFGIDRKNALAVAAGNNDRVARMGYNMLGPDLMAKKFTLSHWILKGAPETWRAQLEDYYQNEPVFALLGGISEGDWAPVHQFCEDMHLPNLFPVVDYPVLSDTDWYTLYLSRGVRQEGEAAARYLMSIQSLLKDGAILQVYRDNPRGQALADGFREIWNTAGNTAAIEATLTPGEKLTKTQLQQLINKHKPVAVIVWDDESALPALTEVAAGESHPNFFVASATWLDQSIYSVPEPLRGFLYMTYPYRLPQEEARFKTLLNKVLQGKSIALYDEKIFKKGYITNQMIGDALMEMRSEYYRDFLLDSIGMMEDTYLPLYERLTFGPGQRYASKGCFIVQLSDGDKPKLERRSEWIIK; translated from the coding sequence ATGTTCTTCAGCAAATCCAGAATCGCCTTGGTTTTCTTCTTTGCAGCCGCCCTGTGCCTGAGCGGTCTGTTGGTTTCATCTGTTTTGGCAGGAACCGACCTTCCGCCTGAAAAAATCCAGGAAATCGGGCAAAAAATGTATCGCGACGGCGTCCTGCCTTCTGGCGACCCCATCAAGGCTTTTGTCAGTGATGATGTTCCGGTTGACGGTACGGCCTTCACCTGCGTTAGCTGCCATCTCCATAGTGGCATGGGCTCCATTGAGGGAGAAGTCATCACTCCGCCGACCAATGGTCGCATTCTCTATGAACCTCGTGAACCTTTTATCAAAGGGTATGAGCACGTTCCTTCATTTTCCAACTACGCCAAATATCTGCCGGTCCGGCCGGCCTATACCGACCAGACCCTGGCCGAATTGATTCAGGGCGGTGTCGACCCGACCGGCCGTTCGGTCCTGCATGTCATGCCGCGTTACGATATTTACGGCGAGGACATGGACATCCTGATCGCTTATTTGAAAACTCTCTCTGACCAGCCTTCTCCTGGGGTCAGCAAGGAGCAGATCAAGTTTGCCACAGTCATCGTTGAGGGGACCGACCCGAAAGCAGTTAAATCGATGCTGGATCCGATCCAGTTTGGCATCGACCGGAAAAATGCCTTAGCGGTTGCCGCTGGCAACAACGACCGGGTTGCACGCATGGGTTACAACATGTTGGGCCCGGACCTGATGGCCAAAAAATTTACTTTGTCGCACTGGATCCTAAAGGGCGCCCCTGAGACTTGGCGTGCACAGCTGGAAGATTATTATCAAAACGAACCAGTGTTTGCGCTGCTTGGCGGAATATCGGAAGGCGATTGGGCGCCGGTGCATCAATTCTGTGAAGATATGCACCTTCCCAACCTGTTTCCGGTGGTTGATTATCCGGTGCTCTCCGATACCGACTGGTACACCCTCTACCTTTCACGTGGAGTACGGCAAGAGGGAGAAGCGGCCGCACGCTACCTGATGAGTATCCAAAGTTTGCTCAAAGATGGCGCGATTCTGCAAGTCTACCGTGATAATCCACGCGGGCAGGCTCTTGCAGACGGATTCCGTGAGATATGGAATACAGCTGGAAATACGGCGGCGATAGAAGCAACCCTGACGCCAGGGGAAAAACTGACGAAAACCCAACTTCAGCAATTGATTAACAAGCATAAGCCGGTGGCCGTCATCGTTTGGGACGACGAGAGCGCCCTCCCCGCGCTGACCGAGGTCGCTGCAGGGGAAAGTCACCCGAACTTCTTTGTTGCCTCTGCAACCTGGCTGGACCAATCCATCTACAGTGTTCCAGAACCATTACGTGGCTTTCTCTATATGACCTATCCCTACCGGTTGCCCCAAGAAGAAGCCCGCTTCAAAACTCTTTTGAACAAGGTTCTGCAAGGGAAATCCATCGCCCTGTACGATGAGAAAATTTTCAAGAAGGGCTATATCACGAATCAAATGATTGGTGACGCGCTCATGGAAATGCGCAGCGAGTATTATCGTGACTTCCTGCTCGATTCCATCGGCATGATGGAAGACACCTACTTGCCTCTTTATGAACGCCTGACCTTTGGTCCTGGCCAAAGATATGCTTCAAAAGGATGCTTTATCGTCCAGCTCAGTGATGGAGACAAACCCAAACTCGAACGACGTAGTGAATGGATCATCAAATAA
- a CDS encoding multicopper oxidase domain-containing protein, producing MNRRHSRFWISAVLSALAIFLATGPALAYLSPSNPAVLSADPDQIKYMDPSYQGDFTATPNQSYLIGPGSIPDYLTNPNWAYSPPLRKFVDKLAPLGCDQTNNLGQCVPVAVPDIVTYPGSDYYEIEIVQFHEQMHSDLPAGTAATTMRGYHQINAGTDTSTCSDPVLQLPGACTVANNTDTSVANAGPHHLGPVIVTKKDRPVRIKFVNNLPIGEAGKLFVPVDTSIMGAGPFEIDYDPVTKEMIPKTTGDFTQNRALLHLHGGRTPWISDGTPHQWITPAGETTDYPTGVSTNNVPDMPDPGPGASTYYYTNQQSSRLMFYHDHSWGITRLGVYVGGAAGYIIRDDTEQALIDAAILPGVQSDGTTTSLGGEIPLIFEDRTFVDPNTIAATDPTWKWGTAPVNDGQTMTPVLGDLWWPHVYMPAQNPYDFTGIAPMGRWAYGPYFWPATNNHFQPIPNPYYAADCADPNANPFYCGCDPADDTTPGSLGGFCQPPYMPSSPNPSWGAEAFMDTPTINGTAYPVLEVEPKAYRFRILNAAHDRFYNLQMYKAVADPGHVEATPPTPDLTGFTATTSPYVGAQTLASLTEVPMLPATAVAVSSTGATRPDTWPVDGRPGGVPDWGMAGPSWIMIGSEGGFLPQPVEIPSHPITWNADVTTFNAGNVNGGSLIVGPAERVDVVVDFSQYAGQELIVYNDAPAPWPALDPHYDYYTGAPDNRDMGGTNTTPIGIGPNTRTVMKIKVAATGADPAYDVAALKAEFAPSTSTTEVGVGVFQSSQDTIIAGQGNMNPTGDPALYEAFQHNGVAFDAYVNAYEPPAGTFKTTWPNWGIAQINDTQISFYNPESASIVTAPLEKKAIQDEQGETFDEFGRMRAGLGLTVANPAAGQVNFVVQTFSDPSTEILEQDGIQVWKITHNGVDTHPVHFHLFDVQVLNRVGWDGFLRLPDPTEVGWKDTVRISPLEDTIVALRPITPRVPFGVPESVRPLNPATTLDDPTHLSLVDPITGQAWLQPNLNRFMNFDWEYVWHCHILSHEENDMMRPMSFKFVEGLPPAPTNLTAQLLTNGDVQLTWNDPTPVDFVTKANFGNPANEVRFLIERFSAGIWEPLGTTLANSTTFIDTTAISGTIYAYRVYGVNATDIGQPMGQLAPGAISNTSTIGLGNIISPNGGETLTAFTTVPVSWNAMPNATRYVLYYSQTGSAPWTWIANVGAVTSYNWTVPNVNTATARLRIVAYNGTTGLSADVSDGDFTITQAPIPGAITSPNGGETFTAFTTVPVSWNAMPNATRYLLYYSQTGSAPWTWVANVGTVTSYNWTVPNVNTTTARFRVVAYNGTTGLNTDVSDGDFTITQAPIPGAITSPNGGETLTALTTAPVSWNAMPNATRYVLYYSQTGSAPWTWVANVGTVTSYNWTVPNVNTTTARFRVVAYNGTTGLNTDMSDGDFSITGP from the coding sequence ATGAATAGGCGACATTCAAGGTTTTGGATCAGCGCAGTGTTATCTGCGTTGGCGATTTTCCTGGCCACCGGCCCCGCTTTGGCCTATCTGAGTCCCAGTAACCCTGCTGTGCTTTCCGCAGATCCGGATCAGATTAAATATATGGATCCAAGCTATCAGGGTGATTTTACCGCAACCCCGAACCAGAGTTACCTGATCGGACCGGGCAGTATTCCCGACTACCTGACCAACCCCAACTGGGCTTATAGCCCGCCGTTGCGGAAATTCGTCGACAAATTGGCCCCGCTGGGCTGTGACCAGACCAACAACCTGGGGCAATGTGTCCCGGTGGCAGTGCCGGACATCGTCACCTACCCCGGTTCTGATTATTACGAGATCGAAATCGTTCAATTCCACGAGCAGATGCACTCCGACCTGCCGGCCGGAACCGCAGCGACGACCATGCGCGGTTATCATCAGATTAATGCCGGAACCGACACCTCAACCTGTAGCGATCCGGTCCTGCAATTGCCTGGGGCCTGTACCGTAGCTAACAATACCGATACTTCAGTCGCCAACGCCGGACCGCATCATCTCGGCCCTGTCATTGTGACTAAAAAAGACCGCCCGGTTCGCATCAAGTTCGTCAACAACCTGCCGATCGGTGAAGCCGGTAAGCTGTTTGTTCCTGTCGATACCTCGATCATGGGAGCCGGTCCGTTTGAGATCGACTATGATCCGGTAACCAAAGAAATGATCCCGAAGACCACTGGTGATTTCACCCAGAACCGCGCCCTGCTCCACCTCCACGGTGGCCGGACCCCCTGGATCAGTGACGGGACTCCTCACCAATGGATTACCCCGGCCGGTGAGACGACTGATTACCCGACCGGCGTCAGCACCAATAACGTGCCGGACATGCCCGATCCGGGTCCCGGTGCTTCAACCTACTATTACACCAACCAGCAAAGTTCACGGTTGATGTTCTATCATGATCACTCATGGGGCATCACCCGCCTCGGCGTTTATGTCGGCGGCGCAGCCGGTTACATTATTCGCGACGATACCGAGCAAGCTCTGATCGACGCCGCGATACTCCCCGGTGTTCAATCCGATGGGACAACGACCTCGTTGGGTGGTGAAATTCCGTTGATCTTTGAAGATCGGACCTTTGTTGACCCCAATACCATTGCAGCCACCGACCCGACCTGGAAATGGGGAACAGCTCCGGTTAACGACGGCCAAACCATGACCCCGGTTTTAGGCGATCTGTGGTGGCCACATGTGTACATGCCTGCTCAGAACCCCTATGATTTCACAGGCATCGCCCCGATGGGGCGCTGGGCCTATGGTCCTTACTTCTGGCCGGCTACCAACAATCACTTCCAGCCGATCCCGAACCCCTACTACGCGGCAGATTGCGCCGACCCCAACGCTAACCCGTTCTACTGCGGCTGCGACCCAGCCGACGACACCACACCAGGCAGCTTGGGCGGTTTCTGTCAACCACCATACATGCCAAGTTCGCCGAACCCATCCTGGGGTGCTGAAGCATTCATGGACACACCGACCATCAATGGAACAGCCTACCCGGTACTTGAAGTTGAACCGAAGGCCTATCGCTTCCGTATTTTGAATGCCGCCCATGACCGCTTCTATAACCTGCAGATGTATAAAGCTGTTGCCGATCCAGGTCATGTGGAAGCTACACCACCCACCCCTGATTTGACCGGCTTTACCGCAACAACCAGCCCTTATGTTGGTGCCCAAACGCTGGCATCACTGACCGAAGTCCCCATGCTTCCGGCAACGGCCGTTGCGGTCAGCAGCACCGGCGCCACCAGGCCGGACACCTGGCCGGTCGATGGTCGCCCCGGTGGTGTGCCTGACTGGGGCATGGCCGGCCCGTCCTGGATCATGATCGGTTCTGAAGGCGGCTTCCTGCCGCAACCGGTTGAGATTCCCAGCCATCCGATCACCTGGAATGCGGACGTCACCACCTTCAACGCCGGTAACGTTAACGGCGGATCACTGATCGTCGGACCTGCCGAGCGTGTCGATGTCGTCGTTGACTTCTCGCAATACGCAGGACAAGAACTCATCGTTTACAACGACGCGCCCGCTCCGTGGCCGGCACTTGACCCGCACTACGACTACTACACTGGCGCACCTGACAATCGCGACATGGGTGGCACCAATACCACACCGATCGGTATCGGCCCCAACACTCGGACCGTTATGAAGATCAAAGTTGCAGCAACCGGTGCTGATCCGGCTTATGATGTAGCTGCCCTTAAAGCGGAATTCGCTCCATCGACATCAACCACTGAAGTCGGCGTCGGCGTGTTCCAGAGTTCACAGGACACCATTATTGCCGGACAGGGCAACATGAACCCCACCGGTGATCCAGCTCTTTACGAAGCTTTCCAGCATAACGGCGTTGCCTTCGACGCCTATGTCAATGCTTATGAGCCCCCGGCAGGCACCTTTAAAACCACCTGGCCGAACTGGGGTATTGCCCAGATCAACGATACTCAGATCAGCTTCTACAATCCTGAATCCGCCAGTATCGTCACTGCTCCACTGGAAAAGAAAGCTATTCAGGATGAGCAAGGGGAAACCTTTGATGAATTCGGCCGGATGAGAGCAGGCCTGGGTCTGACTGTTGCCAACCCGGCTGCCGGACAGGTCAACTTCGTGGTCCAGACTTTCAGTGACCCATCAACTGAAATTCTTGAGCAAGATGGCATCCAGGTCTGGAAGATCACCCACAACGGCGTCGATACACACCCGGTTCACTTCCACCTGTTCGACGTTCAGGTTCTTAACCGCGTCGGCTGGGACGGCTTCCTGCGCCTGCCCGACCCGACTGAAGTGGGCTGGAAAGACACCGTCCGCATCAGCCCGCTTGAAGACACCATCGTCGCACTCAGGCCGATCACCCCGCGGGTTCCGTTCGGTGTACCCGAAAGTGTCCGGCCACTCAACCCGGCAACAACCCTCGACGACCCGACGCACCTCTCCCTCGTCGACCCGATCACCGGCCAAGCTTGGCTTCAGCCGAACCTTAACCGCTTCATGAACTTCGACTGGGAATACGTCTGGCACTGCCATATCCTCAGCCACGAAGAAAACGACATGATGCGCCCGATGAGCTTCAAGTTCGTAGAAGGATTGCCACCGGCACCGACGAATTTGACGGCACAACTATTAACAAATGGAGATGTACAATTAACTTGGAACGATCCTACACCAGTTGATTTTGTGACCAAGGCTAATTTCGGCAACCCTGCTAATGAGGTTCGCTTTTTGATTGAAAGATTCTCGGCTGGAATTTGGGAACCCCTAGGAACAACGTTAGCAAATTCAACAACTTTTATTGATACAACAGCAATTTCTGGAACTATATACGCATATAGAGTGTATGGTGTGAATGCAACTGATATAGGTCAACCAATGGGTCAATTAGCTCCTGGTGCGATATCAAATACTTCTACTATTGGGCTAGGCAATATTATTTCTCCAAATGGCGGAGAAACACTTACTGCGTTTACAACGGTACCTGTTAGCTGGAACGCAATGCCAAATGCTACGCGTTATGTCCTTTACTACTCACAAACAGGCAGTGCTCCTTGGACCTGGATTGCCAATGTCGGTGCAGTCACTTCTTACAATTGGACCGTTCCAAACGTAAATACGGCAACTGCACGACTTAGAATTGTGGCCTATAATGGCACAACAGGATTAAGTGCTGATGTCTCAGATGGTGATTTTACTATTACCCAAGCACCAATTCCCGGTGCGATCACCAGTCCAAACGGTGGAGAAACATTTACTGCGTTCACAACGGTACCTGTTAGCTGGAACGCAATGCCAAATGCTACACGCTATCTCCTTTACTATTCACAAACAGGCAGTGCTCCCTGGACATGGGTTGCTAATGTGGGCACAGTTACTTCGTACAATTGGACCGTTCCAAACGTAAATACGACAACTGCACGGTTTAGAGTTGTGGCCTATAATGGCACAACAGGGCTAAACACAGATGTGTCAGATGGTGATTTTACTATTACCCAAGCACCAATTCCCGGTGCGATCACCAGTCCAAACGGTGGAGAAACATTAACAGCACTTACAACGGCACCTGTTAGCTGGAACGCAATGCCAAATGCTACACGTTATGTCCTTTACTACTCACAAACAGGCAGTGCTCCCTGGACATGGGTTGCTAATGTGGGCACAGTTACTTCGTACAATTGGACCGTTCCAAACGTAAATACGACAACTGCACGGTTTAGAGTTGTGGCCTATAATGGCACAACAGGGCTAAACACAGATATGTCAGATGGTGATTTTTCAATTACGGGTCCATAA